In Streptococcus respiraculi, one DNA window encodes the following:
- the rseP gene encoding RIP metalloprotease RseP, translating into MKGILAFILIFGVIVVVHEFGHFYFAKKSGILVREFAIGMGPKIFAHIGKDGTAYTIRILPLGGYVRMAGWGEDKTEIKTGTPVSLSVNPDGVVTRINLSSKVLDNTSLPMNVTAYDFEEQLEITGLVLDESKTFAVDHDATIVEEDGTEVRIAPLDVQYQNASIWGRLMTNFAGPMNNFILGFVAFVLFFFLQGGVPDVTSNQVTVTEEGAIQQAGVVTGDQIIAINGEKVRDYEAIARAIAKASQDAKTAPTLAVEVNHEGQTKTLDVTTKEIDGSYYLGVSPILKTGFVANIVGGFKETIATSMLIVTALKNIIAQFDLNKLGGPVAIYQVSSQAAANGWGSVLRLLAMLSINLGIFNLIPIPALDGGKIVMNLIEAIRRKPLKQETESYITLAGVAIMVILMIAVTWNDILRVFF; encoded by the coding sequence ATGAAGGGAATTTTAGCATTTATTTTAATCTTTGGTGTGATTGTCGTTGTCCATGAATTTGGGCATTTCTACTTTGCCAAGAAATCAGGGATTCTTGTACGAGAATTTGCAATTGGAATGGGACCGAAAATCTTTGCCCATATTGGTAAGGATGGGACTGCCTACACCATTCGGATTCTCCCTTTGGGAGGCTATGTGCGCATGGCTGGTTGGGGCGAAGACAAGACAGAGATTAAGACAGGGACTCCTGTTTCACTCAGTGTCAATCCAGACGGTGTTGTAACGCGCATCAATCTTTCTAGTAAGGTCTTAGATAATACTAGCCTTCCGATGAATGTAACAGCCTATGATTTTGAAGAACAGTTAGAAATCACAGGTCTCGTTTTAGATGAAAGTAAGACGTTTGCTGTAGACCACGATGCGACCATTGTGGAGGAAGACGGGACAGAAGTCCGCATCGCTCCGCTTGATGTCCAGTATCAAAATGCCTCTATCTGGGGACGTTTGATGACGAATTTTGCAGGACCGATGAACAACTTTATCCTAGGTTTTGTTGCTTTTGTCCTCTTTTTCTTCCTACAAGGAGGAGTGCCAGATGTGACGAGTAATCAGGTTACCGTGACAGAAGAGGGAGCCATTCAGCAGGCTGGTGTCGTGACAGGCGATCAAATTATTGCTATTAATGGTGAAAAGGTTCGTGATTATGAAGCAATCGCACGCGCCATTGCCAAAGCTAGTCAAGATGCCAAAACGGCTCCGACCTTAGCAGTTGAGGTCAATCATGAAGGACAGACAAAGACCCTTGATGTGACGACAAAAGAGATAGATGGCAGCTATTATCTAGGGGTATCCCCGATTTTGAAGACAGGATTTGTGGCGAACATTGTCGGTGGGTTCAAGGAAACGATTGCTACTAGTATGCTGATTGTTACGGCTTTGAAAAATATCATTGCTCAATTTGATTTGAACAAGCTAGGTGGACCTGTAGCTATTTATCAAGTTAGTTCCCAAGCAGCCGCTAATGGCTGGGGGTCGGTCTTGCGTTTGCTTGCCATGTTGTCCATTAACTTAGGAATCTTTAATCTGATTCCGATTCCTGCCCTTGACGGTGGAAAAATCGTGATGAACCTCATCGAAGCTATTCGTAGAAAACCGCTCAAACAAGAAACGGAATCTTATATTACTCTAGCAGGTGTAGCAATTATGGTGATTCTCATGATTGCGGTCACCTGGAATGATATTTTACGAGTATTTTTCTAA
- a CDS encoding proline--tRNA ligase, producing MKQSKMIIPTLREMPSDAQVISHALMVRAGYVRQVSAGIYSYLPLANRVIEKAKNIMRQEFDKIGAVEFLAPALLSADIWRESGRYDTYGDDLYKLKNREGSDFILGPTHEETVTLLARDAVQSYKQLPLNIYQIQPKYRDEKRPRNGLLRGREFIMKDGYSFHANYDSLDQTYDDYKAAYEAIFTRAGLEFKAIIGDGGAMGGKDSQEFMAITPDRTDLDRWVVLDKSVASFDEIPEEVLTAIKEELAAWLVSGEDTIVYSSESGYAANLEMATSEHKPRKLVVAEEALVKVATPDSKTIDEVAAFLNISEEQTIKTMLFMADGEPVVALLVGNDQVNDVKLKNHLGVDFFEIATPEEAVGVFGANVGSLGPVGLPENVKIIADRKVEGLKNAVVGANEDGFHYTGVNAGRDYQVTEYVDIREVKEGEPSPDGKGILQFARGIEIGHIFKLGTRYSDSMNATILDENGRAVPIIMGCYGIGVSRLLSAVLEQHARLFVNKTPKGEYRFSWGINFPKELAPFDVHLIPVNVKDEVAMSLTQSIEESLVGAGYEVLTDDRNERVGVKFSDSDLIGLPIRVTVGKKAAEGIVEVKIKGTGDTVEVHVDQLLETLKILSNK from the coding sequence ATGAAACAATCGAAAATGATCATCCCAACCCTACGGGAAATGCCTTCTGATGCACAGGTGATTAGTCATGCGTTAATGGTACGTGCAGGCTATGTCCGTCAGGTTTCAGCAGGGATTTACAGTTATCTGCCGCTTGCGAATCGCGTGATTGAAAAAGCAAAAAACATCATGCGTCAGGAATTTGACAAGATTGGTGCTGTAGAATTTTTGGCGCCAGCCCTCTTGTCAGCAGACATCTGGCGTGAATCAGGTCGTTACGATACCTATGGTGATGACCTCTACAAATTGAAAAACCGTGAAGGGTCTGACTTTATTTTGGGACCAACCCATGAAGAAACCGTGACCTTGTTGGCGCGTGATGCGGTGCAATCTTACAAGCAATTACCGCTCAATATCTACCAAATCCAGCCCAAATACCGCGATGAGAAGCGTCCACGTAATGGCTTACTCCGCGGTCGGGAATTTATCATGAAAGACGGCTATAGTTTCCATGCTAACTATGACAGCTTGGATCAGACCTATGATGATTACAAGGCTGCCTATGAGGCAATTTTTACTCGCGCGGGGCTTGAATTTAAAGCCATTATCGGAGACGGTGGTGCCATGGGTGGTAAGGATAGTCAGGAATTTATGGCTATTACTCCAGACCGTACGGATCTTGACCGTTGGGTAGTACTGGATAAGTCTGTGGCTTCTTTTGATGAGATTCCTGAAGAAGTTCTAACAGCAATCAAGGAAGAATTAGCAGCTTGGTTGGTATCAGGTGAAGATACCATTGTCTACTCAAGCGAGTCAGGATATGCAGCCAATCTTGAAATGGCAACGAGTGAGCATAAGCCACGCAAACTTGTTGTAGCAGAAGAAGCCTTGGTTAAAGTGGCAACGCCTGATAGCAAGACCATTGATGAAGTCGCAGCCTTCTTGAATATTTCTGAAGAGCAAACGATTAAAACGATGCTCTTTATGGCAGATGGTGAGCCTGTCGTGGCCTTGCTTGTCGGAAATGATCAAGTCAATGATGTCAAATTGAAAAACCATTTGGGAGTCGATTTCTTTGAGATTGCAACACCAGAAGAGGCAGTTGGTGTCTTTGGGGCAAACGTTGGTTCCTTAGGACCAGTTGGACTTCCAGAAAATGTGAAAATCATTGCTGACCGAAAGGTGGAAGGTCTTAAAAATGCTGTGGTTGGTGCTAATGAAGACGGCTTCCACTATACTGGTGTAAATGCGGGTCGTGACTATCAGGTCACAGAATATGTTGACATTCGTGAGGTCAAGGAGGGGGAACCTTCACCAGACGGTAAAGGGATTTTGCAATTCGCGCGCGGAATCGAAATCGGACATATATTTAAACTGGGGACGCGCTATTCAGACAGCATGAATGCGACGATTTTAGATGAAAATGGTCGCGCTGTTCCAATCATCATGGGGTGTTACGGTATCGGTGTGAGCCGCCTCTTGTCAGCAGTCTTAGAGCAACATGCCCGTCTCTTTGTCAATAAGACACCTAAAGGCGAATATCGCTTTTCTTGGGGAATTAACTTCCCGAAAGAATTGGCACCATTTGATGTGCATTTGATTCCGGTCAATGTCAAGGACGAAGTAGCCATGAGCTTGACCCAATCCATTGAAGAGAGCTTGGTGGGTGCTGGTTATGAGGTCTTGACCGATGACCGCAATGAGCGTGTTGGTGTGAAATTCTCAGACAGTGACTTGATTGGTCTGCCAATCCGTGTAACAGTTGGTAAAAAAGCAGCAGAAGGCATTGTTGAAGTGAAAATTAAAGGAACTGGCGATACAGTCGAAGTTCATGTAGACCAATTGCTTGAAACTTTGAAAATCTTATCGAATAAATAA